From Camelina sativa cultivar DH55 chromosome 5, Cs, whole genome shotgun sequence:
NNNNNNNNNNNNNNNNNNNNNNNNNNNNNNNNNNNNNNNNNNNNNNNNNNNNNNNNNNNNNNNNNNNNNNNNNNNNNNNNNNNNNNNNNNNNNNNNNNNNNNNNNNNNNNNNNNNNNNNNNNNNNNNNNNNNNNNNNNNNNNNNNNNNNNNNNNNNNNNNNNNNNNNNNNNNNNNNNNNNNNNNNNNNNNNNNNNNNNNNNNNNNNNNNNNNNNNNNNNNNNNNNNNNNNNNNNNNNNNNNNNNNNNNNNNNNNNNNNNNNNNNNNNNNNNNNNNNNNNNNNNNNNNNNNNNNNNNNNNNNNNNNNNNNNNNNNNNNNNNNNNNNNNNNNNNNNNNNNNNNNNNNNNNNNNNNNNNNNNNNNNNNNNNNNNNNNNNNNNNNNNNNNNNNNNNNNNNNNNNNNNNNNNNNNNNNNNNNNNNNNNNNNNNNNNNNNNNNNNNNNNNNNNNNNNNNNNNNNNNNNNNNNNNNNNNNNNNNNNNNNNNNNNNNNNNNNNNNNNNNNNNNNNNNNNNNNNNNNNNNNNNNNNNNNNNNNNNNNNNNNNNNNNNNNNNNNNNNNNNNNNNNNNNNNNNNNNNNNNNNNNNNNNNNNNNNNNNNNNNNNNNNNNNNNNNNNNNNNNNNNNNNNNNNNNNNNNNNNNNNNNNNNNNNNNNNNNNNNNNNNNNNNNNNNNNNNNNNNNNNNNNNNNNNNNNNNNNNNNNNNNNNNNNNNNNNNNNNNNNNNNNNNNNNNNNNNNNNNNNNNNNNNNNNNNNNNNNNNNNNNNNNNNNNNNNNNNNNNNNNNNNNNNNNNNNNNNNNNNNNNNNNNNNNNNNNNNNNNNNNNNNNNNNNNNNNNNNNNNNNNNNNNNNNNNNNNNNNNNNNNNNNNNNNNNNNNNNNNNNNNNNNNNNNNNNNNNNNNNNNNNNNNNNNNNNNNNNNNNNNNNNNNNNNNNNNNNNNNNNNNNNNNNNNNNNNNNNNNNNNNNNNNNNNNNNNNNNNNNNNNNNNNNNNNNNNNNNNNNNNNNNNNNNNNNNNNNNNNNNNNNNNNNNNNNNNNNNNNNNNNNNNNNNNNNNNNNNNNNNNNNNNNNNNNNNNNNNNNNNNNNNNNNNNNNNNNNNNNNNNNNNNNNNNNNNNNNNNNNNNNNNNNNNNNNNNNNNNNNNNNNNNNNNNNNNNNNNNNNNNNNNNNNNNNNNNNNNNNNNNNNNNNNNNNNNNNNNNNNNNNNNNNNNNNNNNNNNNNNNNNNNNNNNNNNNNNNNNNNNNNNNNNNNNNNNNNNNNNNNNNNNNNNNNNNNNNNNNNNNNNNNNNNNNNNNNNNNNNNNNNNNNNNNNNNNNNNNNNNNNNNNNNNNNNNNNNNNNNNNNNNNNNNNNNNNNNNNNNNNNNNNNNNNNNNNNNNNNNNNNNNNNNNNNNNNNNNNNNNNNNNNNNNNNNNNNNNNNNNNNNNNNNNNNNNNNNNNNNNNNNNNNNNNNNNNNNNNNNNNNNNNNNNNNNNNNNNNNNNNNNNNNNNNNNNNNNNNNNNNNNNNNNNNNNNNNNNNNNNNNNNNNNNNNNNNNNNNNNNNNNNNNNNNNNNNNNNNNNNNNNNNNNNNNNNNNNNNNNNNNNNNNNNNNNNNNNNNNNNNNNNNNNNNNNNNNNNNNNNNNNNNNNNNNNNNNNNNNNNNNNNNNNNNNNNNNNNNNNNNNNNNNNNNNNNNNNNNNNNNNNNNNNNNNNNNNNNNNNNNNNNNNNNNNNNNNNNNNNNNNNNNNNNNNNNNNNNNNNNNNNNNNNNNNNNNNNNNNNNNNNNNNNNNNNNNNNNNNNNNNNNNNNNNNNNNNNNNNNNNNNNNNNNNNNNNNNNNNNNNNNNNNNNNNNNNNNNNNNNNNNNNNNNNNNNNNNNNNNNNNNNNNNNNNNNNNNNNNNNNNNNNNNNNNNNNNNNNNNNNNNNNNNNNNNNNNNNNNNNNNNNNNNNNNNNNNNNNNNNNNNNNNNNNNNNNNNNNNNNNNNNNNNNNNNNNNNNNNNNNNNNNNNNNNNNNNNNNNNNNNNNNNNNNNNNNNNNNNNNNNNNNNNNNNNNNNNNNNNNNNNNNNNNNNNNNNNNNNNNNNNNNNNNNNNNNNNNNNNNNNNNNNNNNNNNNNNNNNNNNNNNNNNNNNNNNNNNNNNNNNNNNNNNNNNNNNNNNNNNNNNNNNNNNNNNNNNNNNNNNNNNNNNNNNNNNNNNNNNNNNNNNNNNNNNNNNNNNNNNNNNNNNNNNNNNNNNNNNNNNNNNNNNNNNNNNNNNNNNNNNNNNNNNNNNNNNNNNNNNNNNNNNNNNNNNNNNNNNNNNNNNNNNNNNNNNNNNNNNNNNNNNNNNNNNNNNNNNNNNNNNNNNNNNNNNNNNNNNNNNNNNNNNNNNNNNNNNNNNNNNNNNNNNNNNNNNNNNNNNNNNNNNNNNNNNNNNNNNNNNNNNNNNNNNNNNNNNNNNNNNNNNNNNNNNNNNNNGAAGCCAAAACCTAATCTTCTTATTAATCACAAAGCAAAAGAGTTTAAGTAAACACACTATAAAGACAGAACTAAAGTAAAGCTATGGATTTgtcttccaaaacaaaacaacaacttaaaaCCTCTCTTCCCATCGTCGCCGGAGAAATGGGTGTTTGTTACAAAGAGTGTTTGAAAAACCACGCGGCTAACCTCGGCGGCCATGCTCTCGACGGTTGCGGCGAGTTTATGCCGAGTCCCACCGCTACTTCCACCGATCCTTCTTCTCTCCGTTGCGCCGCTTGTGGCTGCCACCGTAACTTCCACCGCCGTGACCCTTCCGATAATCTCAACTTCCTCATCCCGCCGCCGATTTCCTCTCCCTCCGGCACTGAATCGCCGCCGTCTCGTCACGTTTCTTCACCCGTTCCTTGCTCTTACTACACCTCAGCTCCTCCTCACCACGtgcttctctctctcagctCCGGCTTCCCTGGACCGTCAGATCAAGATCCAACGGTGGGTAGGTCAGACAACAGCTCAAGAGGAGCAATGAGGAAACGGACGAGGACCAAGTTCACACCTGAGCAGAAGATCAAGATGAGAGCGTTCGCTGAGAAAGCAGGTTGGAAGATCAACGGCTGTGATGAAAAGTCGGTGAGAGAGTTCTGTAACGAAGTTGGGATCGAGAGAGGAGTTCTTAAAGTGTGGATGCATAACAACAAGTACTCACTTCTCAACGGCAAGAACAGAGAGATCGAACATGGTCTGTGTCTGAACACGACTCACAGCTGTAACAATGATGGTGATGGGTCTTCGTCTTCTTGAAAGAAAGATTCAAGATTTGGGTTAAAACCGTATTAGGATACTTTAATTTGGGATAATATGAGCATTAACCGGTTTAAAATCTCATTATAGTGTTTTTTCTCTAACATGTTATTcgatcttgatatatatatttatgaagttTGATCTTTTCTGTTTTCACTTTGACAGAGATGTGTGTTCAGAGATCATGATGGTTATGAtaataaatgaattttaatCGGAGGGTAACTTAAAAAAATCCAATTCGATCGATTGATAGATTTCTAATTATAGTAAGTGCATAATCCCTAATTGTGATTGCGGAAATCAAAAGAttcgtttgtttgtttacatTGCTATATTATTCAATGTTATCTTCTGTATTATTGGAAATATAATCACCTGAAGTTTAGAGAAAAGGTAAGTAAAAAGTTTGCTTAATGAAGATACGACGACGTGGTTTACTCAAAGAATTGCAACAAACTATGGCGTGGCGGAATATAATTAGGTCATCTGGGCGGCACATTTTTGttagtatattatatactatatgatatgatatgatttaaagttattaaaatgcGGGCTTATCTCTTTCCATTTAGGGATAAGCTTTGGCAACAGCAACCTTGCTTATTTATCCAAATTAAGAATAATACAGACGTTACgattattaaaaatatctaCTCTGGTTTTGGGTTGGCTCTTCCCACACCACTAATATCTATGATTCTTCATTTTAATCATCCTCATGTATTAACGAATCACAGCGAAATGCTTTATCTCGTATAAAGCTCAATGCTGGAGACAAAAATATTTCACCATGTAAGGTACGAAGTAATGAAGACCAGACCCGAACAAAAGACAAGCCGGTACGATCCGTGCCAGAAAGACCAATGTGTATATGGCAAAAGCTTTGTAGATGACTGACTTACATGTTTTACTGATCATTTTATGGCTATACAATACATTTGTAACTTGTTTGATATAACAAACGTATTTTTGTGGATAGcataatttacataaaaatatcgGTAATTAAGTGCATATATGGCAGgatgtttgaaatttttgtatgTTACTAAATTACAAATTAAGATTCCTTTAGATGTTTATTGGTACGATGAATGAATGTAGAGGGACAGTCGATATCATTAAGGAAGGTTCACACATTTTATATGCTTCTATGGAGCAGTGGAGGGTAAGTCGATATCAATCAAGAGATAGTTTCAAACCTTATTTAGAATGATACTAAATTGGATCTCCGACAAACATTAATatgcttcaaagttcaaactgtatagattagctcaaagttaaGTTCAAATATCACAGTGatggttacatatatatatatatatatatatatatattagctgtGAAATTGTTGggtgaatttttcttttttgtttatgtatcgtgaaagaaaaataaattgtataaattCATCGTTCTATCAATTTTAAAGCCCAAAAGTTCATAACTTCCTTgtcaacattttttgtttttttttataaaaagttttaaactatTATGCATGGAGAGGAAAAACCTAAAGTTTAATCTCTGGTTCTTTTTCTCTACATTTTTGAATCGTTATATCAATTTCGAAATtcgttatatttttaaaaatttagggttATACCAAGCTGTTAACAATGGAATTAAAAAACGTTTTAGAATCCTAAATAATCTAAACCcctaaattattttgttgagATGATATTTTCAAATCATGTTTCTATCATaaggtttttgacttttttctgTTGGAATTGCAAAGAggaaataattatatttcaaaagTCCATTATAGCTAAGCCCATttgatattcttttgtttttcgaGACCTAGACCCAATAACACACTAAAGGACATAGTAGTAATCTAACCAAGTATCAGGGATCCGTTTAATCTTTCACCACCCAAGTTTTAAAAACGTAAGCCGTTTAACTTTAAGCATACCAGAATCGAAGTGATTAAGTGAATAGATCAGAATCCAGTTCAGTGGGGATCTTGCATCCAGAATCGATATGCATAGAGTGACACTGTGACAGTGGGAGGGTTGAGCCGAGCCATAGTCGAAGCAGCTCAGGAAAACTCATCATGTTGTGAAAGGGCACTGATTTGTTGACCACCACATGGAAAATGGTTATCATCTATCTAGCTTTGTGTTTGTCTGATAAATGATTATCAAGACAAGTCTTCCTTGGGTTTTGGAGATGTATAAAGGTTCATGGTAGTAACCTAACCCCATCCATAAACCATAATTGATAATAATCTATCCCGAGTCTAATTAAATcttaacacataattttataaacggGGTGTTAAATGGATAATTTAACTCAATACATAAACACACAGACAAGTCAAATGATTAAATAAGTTGATTTATAGAATAGTGTTTAATAATTGTCTTCATCGATCGTCATCAACATCATTATCATTAAAAAGTGACgttaaatagtttattattaaaaattttgtttaatgaatAAATTACTGTCAAACAAACCTACATAATTTAATCCATTTTCTCTCAATTTAAtgaaatactccctctgtatcagaatacttgattttttaaaattttcactaggattaagaaaataattaatgtcaTCCAAACAATACAAATGATTAATCCAAAACAATAAATGATGTATATAAccgtgtgttttttttttatgcttagAACAAATGGATTGatttaatagtttatttatagtaaaagcaaaatcattaaatagttagttgattttgaaaataagaatgCATTAAATACTCTAGAAAATCAAGTATtctgatacaagaaaaaatcctAGAACATCAAGTATtttgatacagagggagtataacgTTAAGAGCAACAAACTTTACGTCCCTTACAATTTATGATACTAAACATCCACATTTGCTTATTTTTGTCcattctgtttttaatttttaattaacaaaatctCTACCACCATACATTAAAAGAGGATGGATACGTCAGCATCAGTGTCTGGTCACGATATATTGAAACACGTGTAGCCTTGCATCTCTATTGCACGTTGAAAATGAAACCAAAATGGTAATCAATTTGCTTTAACACCTACGAGAAAAGGACTAACAAACTATGCGAGTCGCATCGAAATTAAAATGGAGTTTTGAATTTCAACATAATATGAGCATCTGCCAAAATATACTACATTGTCAATCAACTTTTGGACCGTGACTTGCATCTTTGGACGGTCGAAGGCCAAACTCCCACGAGATTATCTTACACATATCTGAACCCATCAATACACGTACAAGTGTCCACCATAAGCTACACACAATATAAAATTGCTGATATTTTTCGTTGGTCGCCCATAGGCATGTATAATCCGGGCTAGGTCGTGATCCGATCTTACCTTCACTCGatcaaaatatctaataaatttcatattcaacTGTATATATTAACTTATGTTATTATGTGATTTTTTGACTTATTCACGCAAACGTACAATAtacaattttagaaaataaaattgggtaaaaaaattgtttaaataaaaaaatatctaaaattttaagcTTAAAAGATGGTTTTAATTAAAGGAAATCCACAATTATATAAAAGGAGTTGGATTAAAAAgatggttttaaattttaattaaagtaAACCTCACATTATGACTCTTAAaagatgatattttcttttctgaacaaaaaaacaaaatagatgatttttttttacctttaattAAATGAAACAGTTGAAACTCCAAGATAAAAAGGGCAAGTGAACCAATGAATGTTTGAAGCAAAGTGACAAATGGACAAGAACCCGAGAAGCAATGTAATAAGTTTGACTCTTTGAGTTCTCCCACGTTGAACATTGTCCGTTCTCCGAGACAAAGTTAAGCAAAAATCTGAGGAAAGAATACTATTATTCgaataattttaattcaaatccTAATGCATCATagtatgttacaaaaaaaaaaaaactttattctcTCTTCTCCCTTTCGGACATCTTAAGCACAAATACAAATTCTcgtttaaaaaatcaataaaaaaaaagaagaaaaacatttctatcaaaattttcgatttttttttaaaaatcaaaattttcgaaatttaaTGAGAAAGCAAAACATTACCTTAGGTGAGAGATATTATTACTACATAAAATGTGTAATAGTGAGATATTTTCCCATCCACAAATCTCGCACCTGATTCCATAAAATTGATCTCCTTCTTTCAACGCACATCTCTCTAGTGTCTCCTCCTCCACTTTCTATGTCCGTATACGTCGTCTCTCTAATAGTTGAAAGATCTCTTAGAcgaaaattttggaattttcttGGGAGGAAAAAGTCATTAAAACACTAATCATGTGTAACCCTTGAAGACGTTTTTGCGTTTACTTTAAACCACACAAACGCGTTGAAATGGGTATTGTTACGACGAAGACTTATACTACTACTTCTACTAACTTCGATTTCTCCAATAAAGGTTTTGGTGTTGgtttaaaacagtttttgtacggAAACAGTTTCGTAGTTCTCGATGCTTTCTGGGGTTCTCTCtctaagaccatctccactGGTAATTACTCTTGTGTTTCTCTTGCAAATTGGGCCccaaaatatgaatttaaaaactatatttcGGTCCATTTAGTTGAGTATCGGTTCTTTGGGAAGTCTTTGGAGTAATCCATAAGAAACGATACATGGCATAATAAGATTGGAtgatacataaatataaaagataattttttttttatttccccattttcttcttcttttgtttcccgacaatctctctctcttctctgtcgAGACAAACGGCGATTCAAAGGCGATTACTATGGAAACCAAATAATCAATCGATTCACCTTAAGCCTTCAGATTTTTCCAGCTAAATCTGGAGGATTTTTGGTTGAGGAAGGCGATGGACACTCGATTCGGCTTAAACCGGAAGATTTGACGCTTCAGTGACGATAACCTCCCACTGCGACAACGACGGCGGCTTAGTCTTCTGATGGTCTTAAGTAGACGGCGAGATCCACTGGGAGACGAATCGAACAGAGAAGGTTTGTCTTCTCATCCCTTACTTATTGCATGTTGTTaatgttagggtttaggattaaTTTCGATTTGATTGTGAGAGTGGTTAATGTTTGATGttcaattggttttgatttttgtttggaggGTTGACTGGTTCCGGCTAACTCTTAGATAGATTCTCTTGGCTAATCTTGGTATTGTAGATCTTAAGTTGAGAATCTTTgatatgttcttgctgatttagttgttgtgatgttttgttGTTCATCAGAGTTAACTCGTAAGACCTcttttggtggagaagaagtagagaaCGAGACCAAAGCTGTCGCATCAGAGTCTTCTTGTTTGAAAAGGAATCGTCTCTTCATCTTTTAGCTTCCTCGAAGTTATGTTTGGTAAGTAACGAGTTTGGTGACCAATTTTAGGTTTTAACAAGAAGAGCTAACAATCAGTATACGTGCAAaggtcttgtttggttcttCCAATTCTGTTcccttgtctttttttttttctttctgatatgaaatccattttttttgcaGGATCATTTGTGGAGACAGGTTGTGAGTCTTCCTCCTTGTCCACTTCAAATTCTCCCCATCCATAAGTTTTGAGCCTAATTCAGTCCTGTTAAAGTTTATTCTTCGTTAAACTGactaatatcttcttcttcttctttttttaatggattttgttgttgcttctccCTTCTCTAAATGATTCAGTCTTACACAACGATGGTCCAATCCTATTCTGTAGATTTGATTGGGGTTTGCTTCTGGAGTCCAGAGAGACGACGACAATATTGGGTGAGATACGTTTCTCCACCTTTTTAATTCTCTTTAAAACTCTCTTGTTATGTTTGGTAAGTAACGAGTTTGGTCTAAATTTAGGTTTTAGGTATTGATTCAGCCTTGATAATTTAACTGTATGGTTTTAATCTAATTCTGTATATCTGCAGATCAGAGAGATGGATTGAAGAACGAAGTAGAAGACTCAAGTCTGCTTTAGGTAAGTTAAttctgtttttctctctttcttcttttcacttggattttcaGATTTACTAACTAATACTAACCAGCATACATTACACACACATGGACGATAATTtgaactctctctctatccGCGACTCTTCAGCTCTTCACTCACTGTTTGGTCTTTTAAATTCTTGActataattcatatttttttgtcatgttttgTGCGAGGTGGAGTGCACATGGGGTTTGGTGGTGAAGAGTGGTCTTCATCAAATTGACAATGGGAGTCCATTCTCTTACTTGAGAAGGTATGCTCATAACCCGtatcttgttttttatttttttgtgatatcattttagatttttccatcgattttgtgtgttttttaatcaaaagaaagtgatatttgatttgaatatCAGAAGGAAAaagatttatttaaattagtctaGTGGTTTATTCCCCCAAAatgattgaaattgaaattagtCTTGACTTTAAACCCAACTTTTGGAATACTTTTGAAGCCAAAGATTTTctgaaaaagcaaaacaagtgTCTATTCAAAGAGATATACTGAAAAGTATATCTCCTTTGTGCTAAACACTCTTTACCTTTAAACAAACCTTGACCTCAATATAAACCTTCTATGTTAAACACTAACCTACACCATTACGCTTTTCTCTACAACACAATCAATGGATTCTACAAACCCTTTTGGTTTTCAACCTTATAATTTCATGAatcttttgaattctcaaaaaaaCTCAAACGTTTCTAATAATTCTGCACAAACCTCTCAGCCTGTCCAATTTAGCTCtccattctcttctcagcctaTCCAATTTAGCGAtccattctcttctcagcctaTTCAATTTAGCTCTCCATTCTCTTCTCAACCTATTAATCTAAGCACTCAATCAGAATCTGAAGACTGTATTGAAGTTACGGTGGACgacaatgaagaagatggaggcAGAGGAAGTAGGAAGAGGTGGACTGCATATGAGGATATCAACCTCATAAGCGCCTGGTTAAACACAAGCAAGGATCCAGTTGTAAGTAATGAGCAGCGGTTAGATAGCTTCTGGGTGAGAGTCGCTGCCTACTACAAAGCGAATGGTGGAGGGACCGGTTCAAACGGTCGAGGGGCTAGTCAATGCAAGGCAAGGTGGAACAAGATAAACCATCAAGTTAACAAGTTTGTTGGATGTTACACACAAGCCAGTAATAGAAAGAAGAgtggagaatcagaagatgatgtgATCAAAGTGGCGCATGAGATTTACATGAACGACATCAAAAAGCCATTTATTCTAGAGCATTGCTGGAGGGAACTGAAgcatgatcagaaatggatcaTGGAGGAATGCAGTTCCAAGAGGACAAAGCTACAATCAGACGGAACATACTCTTCGAGTCCAGCCAATGATGGAGCTGAGATGAGGCCTCCGGGGGTTAAAGCTgcaaagaaaaaagggaaaaaacctGCCTCAGTGAGTATtgatgttgaagatggttcGGTGGGAAAGTTAGATCGTATAATAGCAATGAAGGATCAAGAACAAGCAGCTAAGGAGAGACACGCCAAGATGAGATTGCTAGACAGTCTGATTAACAAGGGTGAACTAACACCCGCTGAAGTTATACTTAGGGACAAACTGCTTGatcaaatgttgacaaacatCTAGGTTAAATTCTCTTCACTTGTCTTGTTTTAACTCTTTTGTGTTTAATTATTGATGATGTGTTGTGTTTTAACTCTTGTTCTTGATCCTTGTTGTGTGATATATGCTTTGTTGTGTTTTAACTCTTTTGTGTTTAATTATTGATGCTGTGAAGTGATATTTAACTCCTTTGTGTTTAACTGTTGTTGTCTTTTGTTCCAGGTTTTTGCGGAGACATGAAGATACTTCGATGTCACGTGAAGGGAATCCTGTGAATGTTGCTTGTCTGTTGTTGTCTTTTTAGTAGTAGAATCCCGTGAATGTTGCTTCTCTTTCGGATATGTGTTGTGGTGTTTAGTACACCTTTTGTAAGGTTTGTAAGACTTTTAAACCCGTGAATGGGTGTTGATTTGGTCGAATGCTTGTATCTCAACCCGtgaatgggttttgtttttatttggttttgtgtcTAACTCTAAGtctatatattgaaaataactTCTACTTCATTGTTCTCAATTGTccaattgtttcttctttcgttctcttctcttcattgcttcttctttaatattcaaaagcaaaaaaaaacagcacCAAAACACTACCgattccaaaaccaaaacaaaaacaaatttacttcTACCCTTACTTCAAATACAATTTCATTACTTTATAAACCAAACTTCCCACAAGACACACAACCATCTCAAAGTGTCAACAATGTCTAATTGGAGTTCtgatcaagaagttgatgaaatGGTAGAGGAAGAGGTTGATAGTATAGTGGAGGAGATT
This genomic window contains:
- the LOC104788025 gene encoding zinc-finger homeodomain protein 11-like isoform X1, encoding MDLSSKTKQQLKTSLPIVAGEMGVCYKECLKNHAANLGGHALDGCGEFMPSPTATSTDPSSLRCAACGCHRNFHRRDPSDNLNFLIPPPISSPSGTESPPSRHVSSPVPCSYYTSAPPHHVLLSLSSGFPGPSDQDPTVGRSDNSSRGAMRKRTRTKFTPEQKIKMRAFAEKAGWKINGCDEKSVREFCNEVGIERGVLKVWMHNNKYSLLNGKNREIEHGLCLNTTHSCNNDGDGSSSS
- the LOC109132945 gene encoding glutathione S-transferase T3-like; this translates as MDSTNPFGFQPYNFMNLLNSQKNSNVSNNSAQTSQPVQFSSPFSSQPIQFSDPFSSQPIQFSSPFSSQPINLSTQSESEDCIEVTVDDNEEDGGRGSRKRWTAYEDINLISAWLNTSKDPVVSNEQRLDSFWVRVAAYYKANGGGTGSNGRGASQCKARWNKINHQVNKFVGCYTQASNRKKSGESEDDVIKVAHEIYMNDIKKPFILEHCWRELKHDQKWIMEECSSKRTKLQSDGTYSSSPANDGAEMRPPGVKAAKKKGKKPASVSIDVEDGSVGKLDRIIAMKDQEQAAKERHAKMRLLDSLINKGELTPAEVILRDKLLDQMLTNI